One genomic region from Candidatus Cloacimonadota bacterium encodes:
- a CDS encoding PBP1A family penicillin-binding protein produces MKKITFWKVFFAVCCLFLFFIGILFALLQNLSKEIPPISELLQYEMKNGTKVYDNDGNLVKIFASEYRKNIRFSDMPDTLINAFVAIEDDSFFEHNGIDVIRLIKLVVMNVFTLKKTKGTSTITQQLARDMFLNRDQTYTRKIKEMMLAFQIERTFSKNQILEMYLNKTYLGGGNYGVESAAENYFGKPANELNLAECAVLARLPQAPSYLNPRMNYEVSIKRSKQVLNRMYELGYINRQSYYKAYEDSVKLASKKKEKDSADYYLEYIRKYIENKYGTSQLYNGGLSVYTPMDYDLTCYADSMLNNHIKKFENKMDYDIKYEDFPPDTVDFDTKYIQGGIFAINPNNGYVTVMIGGRNFNHSKFNRMMQEPGRQPGSAFKPFLYTAAMANGFTPATMINDLPVVFMQSDTAFWKPMNYSEKNYGLTSLRTALQHSRNIPAVQIINNISPYEVIKYARRCGIDSYLPPYLSLALGTCVVKPSKLITAYSVFANGGNRIEPIYIKRIENKTGEILEQNFPKSSRVISEKLAYMTNSLMQSVVNGGTAAGIRWRGFYLPAGGKTGTTDNFQDAWCIAFTRRLVLGIWVGFDDNITLGKGQAGAYVAVPPWPYIMNRAVANSSPKDSTGKAIVDKELYEFPRPQGIIEKKISKSTGLLAKKFDSDAFTEIFIAGTEPTILSDSLGYNFEPLGYQDLELDTLFIYMDKKD; encoded by the coding sequence AGCAAAGAAATTCCCCCTATTTCAGAACTTCTTCAATATGAGATGAAAAACGGAACGAAAGTTTATGACAATGATGGTAATCTTGTAAAAATCTTTGCAAGTGAATATCGAAAAAATATTAGATTTTCCGATATGCCGGATACTCTTATTAATGCATTTGTGGCTATCGAAGACGATAGTTTTTTTGAGCATAATGGTATTGATGTCATCCGCCTGATCAAACTGGTAGTGATGAACGTTTTTACACTCAAAAAGACCAAAGGCACAAGCACGATAACTCAGCAATTGGCACGGGATATGTTTCTGAATAGAGACCAAACTTACACAAGAAAAATTAAGGAAATGATGCTGGCTTTTCAAATTGAGCGGACTTTTTCCAAAAATCAGATTCTGGAAATGTATCTGAACAAAACTTATCTTGGTGGCGGTAATTACGGGGTTGAATCCGCAGCAGAGAATTATTTTGGCAAACCGGCAAATGAATTGAATTTGGCAGAATGTGCTGTTCTTGCTCGCTTACCTCAAGCCCCGTCTTATTTGAATCCCAGAATGAATTATGAAGTTTCCATCAAAAGAAGCAAACAAGTTCTAAACAGAATGTATGAACTTGGATACATCAACAGACAATCTTATTACAAGGCTTATGAAGACTCGGTCAAATTAGCCAGCAAGAAGAAAGAAAAAGATTCCGCTGATTATTATCTCGAATATATTCGTAAATACATCGAAAACAAATACGGAACATCCCAACTTTATAATGGAGGATTAAGCGTCTATACGCCTATGGACTACGATTTAACTTGCTATGCCGATTCTATGCTAAATAATCATATTAAAAAATTCGAAAATAAGATGGATTACGATATAAAATATGAGGATTTTCCCCCTGACACGGTTGATTTCGATACAAAATATATCCAAGGTGGAATTTTTGCAATTAATCCTAATAACGGTTATGTAACAGTGATGATCGGAGGACGTAATTTTAATCACAGCAAATTCAACCGAATGATGCAAGAACCGGGCAGACAGCCGGGCTCGGCTTTTAAACCTTTTTTATATACAGCCGCTATGGCAAACGGTTTTACCCCTGCAACCATGATAAACGATCTGCCGGTTGTCTTTATGCAGAGCGATACTGCCTTTTGGAAACCGATGAATTATTCTGAAAAAAATTACGGATTAACCTCGCTTCGCACCGCTCTTCAACATTCGAGAAATATTCCGGCTGTGCAAATAATCAATAATATTTCTCCGTATGAAGTCATAAAGTACGCCCGAAGATGTGGAATAGACAGTTACCTGCCCCCATACCTTTCGCTTGCTTTGGGAACTTGTGTAGTAAAACCTTCAAAATTGATTACAGCATATTCTGTTTTTGCAAATGGTGGAAATAGGATCGAACCAATCTATATAAAACGGATTGAAAACAAAACCGGCGAAATTTTGGAGCAGAATTTCCCAAAATCTTCCAGAGTGATCAGTGAGAAATTGGCATATATGACAAACAGTCTGATGCAATCCGTAGTAAATGGCGGAACAGCTGCCGGAATCCGCTGGCGTGGATTTTATCTTCCCGCAGGTGGAAAAACCGGGACTACGGATAATTTTCAGGATGCCTGGTGTATTGCTTTTACCAGACGATTGGTTCTCGGAATTTGGGTTGGTTTTGATGACAATATAACTTTGGGAAAAGGACAAGCCGGAGCTTATGTGGCTGTTCCTCCTTGGCCCTACATTATGAATAGGGCGGTAGCAAACAGTTCCCCTAAAGATTCTACAGGAAAGGCAATTGTGGATAAAGAACTTTATGAATTTCCCAGACCACAGGGAATTATTGAGAAAAAAATCAGTAAATCCACCGGCTTACTTGCAAAGAAATTCGACAGTGATGCTTTTACAGAAATTTTTATTGCCGG